The genomic segment AAATGCCACTCCATAAACGTGGGACTGATGTCCGGGGATCGCGAGCGTGAATTGAGCCGATGCGATTGTCCATTGCTGAACGCTACCGTCCGAAGTGCTGCTGATCGCCGTGCGGTTGTCTGGGGCGAACGACAGGTTCGAAATCGCCGCAGGCAGCGGCAGTGTCACTTGAACGGCCTCGGGGAGTCCGGCCGAGGCGGGGGTGGGGCCCATCGTCAGATCGTAGCCCCGGATGACGCGATCATCGCCTGCCGTGATCAGTTTCTTCTGGTCGGGGGAATACGAGATGTGGAGCACTTCGGCACCGGTGGCGATCTCGCGTTGCGGTTTCGACGCGTCGGCGACGTTCCATAACTTCACTTTTTGATCGCTGCCGCCGCTGGCGACCTGCTGTTGATTGGGAGCCAGAGCAAGTGACCGAACGGGGCCGGTATGTCCTTTGAACTCGCGGAGGGGAGTTGCGTTTCCAACATCCCAAAGCCTGACGTTCCCGTCGTGGCCTGCCGTGAAATATTGATTCGAGGCAGGGTTTGCGGCGAATGCGTTGATGGCCGTTGGGTCACCGGCATGAACCGATTGAAGCCGATACGCGCGCCAGTGGACCGCGCGATCGTCTCCCGCGTAGACGACCTGCTGGTCGCCTTTGCCCCACGCGGCACCCTGAACGGGTTCGTGCATCGGCGTTGCGAAGAACTGAGTTTGAAGTCCGAGTTTCGTGTCCCATCCTCGCACCGTTCCGTCGAGGCTGGATGACAGCAGCGTCAGATTATCGCGACTGTACTCGAGCGACGTGATCGCCTTGGCGTGTCCCGTGTAGGTGGCGAGTAGAGTTCCGTCCGCCAGATTCCAGACGCGGATCTTGTGATCGTCGCTTCCTGCCGCTAAATGCAGGCCATCGGAAGAGACGGCAAGAGCCCGGGTGGCCGCGGTCGCATCCAGCTCACGAATGGGACTGCCATCGGCCGCGCTCCAAACGCGAACGCGTTGATCGGCACCGCCGGAAACGAGCAGCGGTTGACCGGCTGCATACGCGACCGCGAATGTCCCACCCGTGTGACCGGCGAGCGATCGGAGCTCGGAAGCCTCGTCGGCGTTCCAGATTTTGATCGAGCCCGCGGCGTCTGCGGCGGCGATTTCGTGGTGATTCGGGTGAATCGCTACGCTTGTGATCGCGGCCGCTTGTGCGGGATACGCCTTGATCAAACGGCCGGTCTGGACGTCGAACAGGCGGGCCACCTTGTCGGCAGATCCCGTGGCAATGCGGGCTCCATCACTCTGAAAGCCGAGCGACGTGACGGCGCCCTGATGGCCTTCCAACGTTCCCAGCAGTTGCTGGTTCGCTGAGTTCCACAACCGGCACGTCTTGTCGGCAGAGCCGGTGGCGACGATCGCTTGCTGGGGATGGGTTCGGATCGCCAGCACGGGTTCCTGATGACCGGTGGCGGTCGCGTCGGCAGGCGTGGTCAACGGCCAACGTTTGATGGATCCGTCGACACCGCTGGTGACGATCTGGGTTGAATTCGCGACGTAGCCAATTCCTGTGATTCCGGCGTCATGAGCGCCGAAGGTGGCTTGGATGGAACCGTCCGCGGGCTGAATCAGACGCACGAACCCCGCTTTGTCGGCGGTGGCAAGCTGTTGATTGTCGGGACGAATTGCGATTCGGACGACGGAATGCGGCAGGGGGCCGATTTCTCGAATCGCCTGCTGATCAGCGGCACGCCAGATCTTGAGGGTGCCGTCAGCGCCCGCGGTGACCCACTGCGTTCCATCAGCCGATTGTGCAAAGACCGTTTCGGTAGGGTGAGGCTGAAAACTGGTGGCAGGCCGCGATGTGGGCAGGTCCCAGATTCGGACGGTATTGTCGAGCGATCCGCTGGCCAATCGAGTTCCGTCTTGCGAGACGCAGACGCAAAGCACCAGCGCCGTGTGGCCGGTGAGTGATCGGAGTGCGGCGCCCGATTTCAGGTCCCAGATTCGCAATGTCTTGTCAAAACTGGCCGTGATCAGTTTCGTGCCGTCGGGCGAGTAGACTCCGGCATAGGCAGGTTCGGCGTGGCCGACAAGAGAATCATGCTCCTCGGCGTACAGGGTTCGGGGCCCTCCGCACGCGGTGATCGTCAGTGCGAGCAAAACGGAAAAGGCAAACTTCCACATAACGGGCGCCTTGTGTGGAGCATCCACTGTGGATGCCGTGTGCGGAGCGTTCGGGGATGCAGAGAAATCCGTTTCTGGTCGAGGCAGGGCTGTCAGGCGAGTCGGCCGGCCAGTTCCAGCAATAACCGCTCGAGTTGAAATCGTTCTGGCAGCGGGTTCGCTCCCTTCAGCCCCGCGTCGGCTTCCAGAAGCTTTCTGAGCAATCGCTCGGCATTGTGGCGGCCCAGGCGTCGCAGATAGTTTTGGCCGGGCATGATGGCCATCGGGAAAATCCCGGCCTGGCGTAACGCTTGATCCAGTGACACGGACCGAGCCAAATCGGCGGCGTGCGAGAACTTTTTGAACGTGTACGAGATACCGCCGAGTAATTTAATGGGCGGTTCGCCTGCCGTCAGCAATTGATCGAGAGCGCTCAGGGCAAAATCCAGATCGTTATCGCGGGTGGCGTCGGTCATGGCCCAAGTCGTTTCCGTCCGCCATCCGCCGACCATCGCTTTGACGTCTTCGATCTCGATGTTGGCTCGAGTTCCCACATACGACGCGAGTTTGGCCAGTTCCGTGTCGAGCATGCCAAGTTCACTGCCGACCAGTTCGATCATCAGGGCCGCCGCGTCGCGCGCGATCGTTTGCCCGTATGTTTCGGCCGCCGAGTCTTGCAGCCATTTGACCAGTTGTGCCCCTTTGAGGTCGGAACACTCCACCTCAAGCCCCTTGGCGGCGACCTGTTTATAGATCCGTGTCGTTTTGGGCCAGGATTGCACGTCCAAAACCAGAACGGATTTCTTGAACGGCTTCTCGATCAGTTTTTCGAGCGCCCCGCGGTGATTCGTGACGAAATCGTCGGCGTCTTCCACATAGATCAAGCGTCGATCGCCCCACATCGAAACGGTTCGCAGTTCGTCTGAGACCGCCTGGAGATCGGCGTCGCGTCCGGCGAAACGAGTCAACGACGTTTCGTCGTCATCAATGACGAGTTTTTTGTAGATCGCGAG from the Schlesneria paludicola DSM 18645 genome contains:
- a CDS encoding WD40 repeat domain-containing protein, with protein sequence MWKFAFSVLLALTITACGGPRTLYAEEHDSLVGHAEPAYAGVYSPDGTKLITASFDKTLRIWDLKSGAALRSLTGHTALVLCVCVSQDGTRLASGSLDNTVRIWDLPTSRPATSFQPHPTETVFAQSADGTQWVTAGADGTLKIWRAADQQAIREIGPLPHSVVRIAIRPDNQQLATADKAGFVRLIQPADGSIQATFGAHDAGITGIGYVANSTQIVTSGVDGSIKRWPLTTPADATATGHQEPVLAIRTHPQQAIVATGSADKTCRLWNSANQQLLGTLEGHQGAVTSLGFQSDGARIATGSADKVARLFDVQTGRLIKAYPAQAAAITSVAIHPNHHEIAAADAAGSIKIWNADEASELRSLAGHTGGTFAVAYAAGQPLLVSGGADQRVRVWSAADGSPIRELDATAATRALAVSSDGLHLAAGSDDHKIRVWNLADGTLLATYTGHAKAITSLEYSRDNLTLLSSSLDGTVRGWDTKLGLQTQFFATPMHEPVQGAAWGKGDQQVVYAGDDRAVHWRAYRLQSVHAGDPTAINAFAANPASNQYFTAGHDGNVRLWDVGNATPLREFKGHTGPVRSLALAPNQQQVASGGSDQKVKLWNVADASKPQREIATGAEVLHISYSPDQKKLITAGDDRVIRGYDLTMGPTPASAGLPEAVQVTLPLPAAISNLSFAPDNRTAISSTSDGSVQQWTIASAQFTLAIPGHQSHVYGVAFHPSKPWIASCSNDKTVRIWDYEKNQIVRTLPSQTAAVYSLAFNPDGSQLITAGGDKTVRAFRTTDGTQLRQFSGPLDAVYSVALSPDGQNLTAAGLDRAIFLWNIDNPSPLKVFPRQPDDLYKVEYSRSGHNLLSVGYSGNVVVWNTNREAPQFQQKLSSTLYSGTISPSGTQIAIMASDGKVHLITLPAIPQP
- the holA gene encoding DNA polymerase III subunit delta; protein product: MAADAPSGTTAEIIPSTSAKRSFAIANEPTFMHAVDFLKKHAQIPCFNVLSGSQRHLKQSVLAIYKKLVIDDDETSLTRFAGRDADLQAVSDELRTVSMWGDRRLIYVEDADDFVTNHRGALEKLIEKPFKKSVLVLDVQSWPKTTRIYKQVAAKGLEVECSDLKGAQLVKWLQDSAAETYGQTIARDAAALMIELVGSELGMLDTELAKLASYVGTRANIEIEDVKAMVGGWRTETTWAMTDATRDNDLDFALSALDQLLTAGEPPIKLLGGISYTFKKFSHAADLARSVSLDQALRQAGIFPMAIMPGQNYLRRLGRHNAERLLRKLLEADAGLKGANPLPERFQLERLLLELAGRLA